CACTTATCAAGCAGTCTCTATATCATCTGCTTCTCATTTTCTTCTAACTAATAAGTGATTTCAACTGGGTCATCAATTTCTCTTggaagatcaatttttttatatataatgtgGGATTTTCTTGGTTCCGTTAAATGTGGTGGAAAATGCTAACTTTTGATTCTGTTTGTGATTTTGGGTGGGACGCAGTTAGAATATATTAGTGATGGATCCATCAGAAAAGAGGTATTTGGAGGATGATGATACTCCAATGATGAAAACTATCAAGGGTGCGACTATGGGTTTGGTCTCCGGAACTATATGGGGGACTATTGTTGCAACTTGGCATGATGTGCCTCGTGTTGAGAAAAGTGTTGCGCTTCCCGGATTGATAAGAACAATCAAGATGATGGGTAACCATGGCGTGACTTTTGCTGCTATTGGTGGTGTTTACATTGGTGTTGAGCAGCTTGTGCAGCATTATAGGATGAAGAGAGATTTTATTAATGGAGCTGTTGGTGGTTTCGTTGCTGGATCTACCATTCTAGGATTTAAAGGTAAGGATTATTGTTACTTTttattgatgcttttttttatgttgattcaTTGTTAGAGTTATCAAGCATGACAGTGTGTGGCTTGGTGTGGAAAGCAGTGCATTGAGAAATTTGATCTTATTTTGATGTATTCTATTGACGTTTCTTTTAACTTACCCTGAAGGAAAACtaacttttcaaattttgaaaacttgctttctttcttgagAGATTTACTATTACTTTAATGGACAcagtaaaattatatatgtgcTTTGATCCTACTGGCCATCTTTGTTAATGAAGCAAATGAGTGGTAAAAGATATAGTTTTGCTTCATGTGTGGTGAGTGGTAGAAGACATAATTTTGAGTGGTAGAAGGCATAATTTTGCTTCACGTGTGGTGAGTGGTAGAAAACATATCAAGTGTAGTGTGTTTTAAGCTGGAAAATGCCTTTGATTAGCTAATGGGGAAACTGCTACAGAATGGAACTTAAGTTGATTAGAATGAACATACGGGCATCCTGGTACACTAGTAACTTCATGCATCATTGCCCCATTGTAACTTTTTGAGGTGTTTTCATTTCGCATACTGGATAATTGTGAACTTTTATGTTCCAGAGGAAAAACACTTTTATGTTCCAGAGGAAAAACATTTGTTTTCTTGAGCTATGGTTTCTTTGTTTGTCACTTGCATAATCCGGTGTTTATAGTGCAACCAATTAGAAATGCCTGCATATAGGACCTAGTACTTATGGAGGATGCAAATTGGTGGATCTGAAGCTTCATCTATCTAGAGGGGATCTGAAAGGGAACTAAATATAGTATAGGATGCTGTAAACTGATCTAGAGTTGAGGTTCTGTGATTTTGGTTTGAGAGTTGACAAAATGGAGCTGTGGGTGGTTTGTTTGCAAGAGCTCCTGTACAGGGCTTCAAAGGTGAGGGTTTTTGTGTGTTATTTTTAACTGTCTTTGTTAGCGTCATTGAGCTTGGTTGCAAGTGCTTCCTGTGGAAAGTATTACTTAGGAAATTCAATTGTGTATTGATATATTTGATCAATATTTCAGTCCAACTTGTTGGGTAGCAAAACTTACTCTTCAAAATTTCTAAgcttgctttatttatttatttatcgagagctttcttttattttgagagTGGCGAGGGAGTCATATTCATAATTCTACTGACTACTCTCAAAGAAGATAAAAGGGttctataaaaatcttatatggtGTAATTAGTGGATGAAAAGGTTGCTATTTAAAGTTTAGTGACTGAAAAATATGTTTCCTAAGCAGCTTAAACATGTCTTTGATTTGTTAGGCAAGCTATTTCATCCTGGAATTTTATGCTGGTTGTAGTAACCATGCTGTGTATCCTAGTTGGTGTTGCAAAGGCGAAAGATGCTAAAAAGCGCCAAGCCTGAAAGATGCCTGAGGCACACGCCCGAATGAACCAAGGCGCTCAACCTGTATGATATacaatattatatatgatataACTTAGTAGAAATTTCGGCAGCATAAcagaagagagagaaggaataacatggggagagagagagagagagaaattaagaaacaaaaagatgagatgacagaagaaaaaaagttaaaggaaTGCCTCTGTTGCTCTTCAGTTTACACTCTTGactcttctctcttcttctctggtGGTGTTTCACGTTTGTTTCTGTTCTTCTTGTTTCAACTTTCTcatatgtttctcttctttaacTTTCAcgtcttctcttctttttttttaccgtaatctatgttttttacaaaaaatacccttaaacttttttcttgtataaGACCAGAAAAAAGAGACAAACAAGACAAAACATAagtcctttttttataaaaaaacagaaattgaaGAGACGCCTCTTCAAATCAATCCTTAGTGTCAAATAATTTTCTCATTAGGCAACGCCTTTATCGCCTGCCTCCCATGCATAGGTGCTCACCTAGGCGGCGCCTTTTCAAACTTATCGCCTCGTGCTAAGAAAGGTGCCTTGGCCTCACCTCCTGCGCTTAAGCGAGCACCTTGTGACAACACTGATCCTAGTAACCTTGTCCCTTAAGCATTATTGGTACATATTATCCTTTTGAGGCATTTATTTCCATGTACTGGATAAAGAACTTTTATGTTTCAGTTTCCATGTACTGTATGAAGCAGAACTTTTATGTTTCAgagaaaacaattaatttgttaTGAGGTTTCCTTGTTAGTCACTTGCTTAATCCTTGAGTTTATAGTGTGAGCCATTATAAATGACCATATATATCCTATAGAATCTCATATTTGTGGAGTGGATGTGGGTGGATTGATCCAGGGCTTCATTAATCCGATGGGGATTTAAAATGGAATAACCTAGAGTTGGATATTAAAAACTAGATCTTAGTATTGAAGTTTTGTGTATTTGTTTGAGGCTTTTTAACCTCTATGAACCTGACAAATCTAGTTATTAATCAACCttaatctttttattgattCAGTTTATTACAAGAAATTTTTTGTGGTGGTCATACATTCTCAATATTGGCCTTTTAACCTTGTGAATTTGTCAATGGTGGCAATCAGTAAACTGGAGACAGCAATAACGAAattctaatgtttttcttttccattattTATACCATCTCTAGATTTGCACAAATTAGTGTATTCTTAATCAGCGGTACGGTTATCCTTCCTGAATTCATGTGCTTGAGAAAAGCAATTGATTTTCTGTCTTTTCTCAGAATTTtggaaaatgaaaggtgaaaCAATAATGCTGATAAATTCTAGATGGGATGGAAGACTGTCTTAGGGAAATGGATATGAGGCTAATAGGTTAGCAGATCAGAATTCCCAGGTTTCTTGGTTCATGTTAGGGAGAAAATATCTGATCTGAAGAAAAAACACTTGTAAAAGTCATATCTTCAAACATCAGAAGCAGTTGATCCTTCAAATCCACtgacattttgttttgttaagttTATCGTGAGTCCAAGAGATAAAAGATATTAGCTAATCTTTGACAGCCCCCTCATTACTTCCAACCTTAGAGATTTTGAAGGCTGGCGTGTATATTGTATGCACATGCATGTGCCTTCGATAAATGGGAGGGATTGGGAGAgatcataatattaaattttaaaattcatgttaaattttgcaatctctttctcttcttgtgGTCTTATATTATGAACTCATGTctgaatgatgtttttttttcctcccatTTCTTGGTCTTAAATTATACGATTTCAAAGAGCATACAAGTTAAGTTACCTGTTCATGGTCCATGCTGGTCTTTTTTAGCACATGATTGATTTTCTGCTGCATGCTAACCATGTCTGTTCTGTCCTCCTGTTGTGTTGAACTGTTAGGGTAGCTACTTGATGTGATTGATTTGTTACCTGTTTGCaggaagaaacataaaaaatgctATTGCTGCTGGAGCAGCACTTGCTGTTACTTCTGCAATCATTGATGCTGGAGGTCAAACCACAAGAATGGACACTGGCAAGGAGTATTATCCTTACACTACCAAGAAAAGATCCGCTGTTGAGGGATAGTTTTTCAGCACTGTTGGTAAAAATGAAGATATTGGCAGGTTGATGGGAGAGCAGTTATAGATGTATGCTGAATTGCCTGTATGTTTTCGGAGATGAAATCATACTCGTGGATcttcttttcttgaattttaccTTTTAGGTCTGGATGGATGTTTGAATAAACATGTTTCGGCAGTTTAGTCATCTgttacatgattatttttttcccagttTGAGACAACTGCTTTTGTCATTAACCAAATTGAAACAGATACAACAATAATGGTTAAGCTACTTCTGAAAAGTGGTAGAGGTGTGATTTACATAATCATCTTTCCCATTATGCAAACGTAGCAAAAACCTgggagtttttttattcaaattatgtGATTTCTTATGGAGTACAGTTTCCATCAGACTAGATATTCATAATTTTGTCCGAGAGCCATCAAAACAGTACATGATCGATAGTTGGATACAAAAGGCGAACTTGTATCTTTTAATTGATCCTTTCTACAGTTTTTCGTTGATTCCAGATTCAAACAACCTGAATCATCAGTACATAGCTTTTTTAAACTACAAGCAGCAGAATCTTACAATTTACATGATTCAAAATAGAGAGTTCAAACTTATTATCTTACTCCATGAACGTTGTACAAGATCGCAAGACGCTGAGAGTGAACAAGACTGCTGATTACAAACGAGAGAACTTCGAATTCACAGGGAAGTGTGGAACTAGAATTGGTGCTCGAGCATCCGATTCAATGAAATTTGACCTGACAGGCTGCCTCGCCGCTCCAAGCACTCCATCACTGGCTACGCGAGAAGGCCGATAAAAGCAGCAACAGATGGACGAGAAGAACCCCATTTCGCCCCTCCCTCTGCGAGTGATGCAAGTAATTTGATTTCACAAACTTTTTGTTGAACTTAAATGACTGGTGCTTAAAGCAAACAACCATTCTTACCCATAAGTTCTCTTAGTCAAGAACTCGTGTCAGTGACTACACCTTAATTTTGACTTAAGACTCAAATGAAggttgattaaaattatatataaaaaaaattatttaaaattaatttttattttatgattttgaattattttaatgtattgatatcaaaaataaaattttaaaaataaaaaaaatattattttaatatattttttaataaaaaacacacaacaaCTACCGTGTTAATTAAATCTCATGAGTCAAATAACAACTTTGAACTATTTGTAATAACTCCTTTTGGACTATCGTtgttgataattgtttttaacaAGTTCGTCGGAACCTAAACCTACCAGTCAATCAGTAAGATAAGTGAAGAATGCAAAGAGAAGTTAAATAAAGAGATCCATATTCAGTGAAAACATGGCAGGAAAAGTTGCAATCATCACTGGAGTATCTTCTGGCATTGGTGAGGTCGGTATTAATCTCATAAATATCTCTAGAGTTTGAGGGATTTTTCGATCCTAGTAAGTTTTTATAGTGTTAATAGAGTTGCTGTCGTCGTTCGGTGGCCACGATTAGCATCTAGCTCGCTTATGATCAGTATGCGAGTAGAGGAGCTCGTTTAGCCCTTGCTGCAAGAAGAGAGGCCAGACAATCTGGGATTAGTGGCTGATAAAGCCCGAAAACTGGGATCACCGGATGTTTTTTTGTGGTTTGTGCGGATGTTGCCAAGGTTGAAGACTGCAAACGAATTGTTGAGGAGACATGGAACCACTTTGGCCAACGtaagcatgcatgcatgcataaactagatttttttgttaaacagAAAGTATCCTTGAGCCTGTTTTGGTAAACTGAATGTTTCTCATTTGTTTTGAAGAATTAGTGGCGTAGCAAGGATTCTCGATACATTTTCGTTTAGGTTTCTGCATGTTTGAATTTTACATGATGGTGTGCACAAATATTAAAGCCTGAGCATAACTAACTGGAGTTCTAAGAATTTAGCTGTGTTGTGGCTTCACAAGACTTCTGCATGCGATGACAACAATAAGCTTCTAAGCTGCATAATTAATCATGGATTTTAGGTTCTATGCAACAGTGGATCATCTGATTAAGAATGCTGGGACTGCTGCTCCGTCTTTGCTCTTCTTCCAATGCCAAACGCATTACTTCAAATTTCttgatcaaaaataaaattaaaagcagaAGGAACAAAGTGAAAATAACGAAGAAAATAGATACGGTTTTGAAATAGGGTTAAAAGGTTTATTTTGGTCCTCCtaccttttaaattataaaattttgatcccttaattttttaaaaattcaattttgatctaaaactttatttttttataataataataataataatttattattattttagtagaGATTACATAGTCATCCCCCTCTCGTTTTCCAAAATTTATGGAGCtggctaattaattaaactgCAATGGAGTGTGGTAAATTAATGGCCCGTGATTGGATTCTCTACTGGATCACTTCTTAGGCTTATATTTCTTGGTCTAGGCCCAATGTTGAATGCAGCAAATTTATTCttatacaaagaaaaatgaaccaaataaactaaaacaaacgCAGGGCTTGCTAGAGACGGAAGATCTGGAAATATATCCCTTCTGCAGTGCCACGTGGCAGCGACCCATTGCCTCTCCCAATTTCATGTGGCCATGCCAGCAAATCAACTGATACTCAAAGTTGCCAAGGCAGAAACAGAGACAGAGAAAGAGAGTTGGAGATAATCACGGAGTAGAACTGCAAACCAAGAATGGCTGGAATTGCTACTTGTGCTTTAACTCTCTCCTCAAGAAGGTAATATAAGTTGTTCTCACTTTTTGTTAGCACTTTTTTCTACTATGCAAATCCGcagcctttttatttttaatttcttcaagaaTAGGTACCATGCATGCTAATATGCTaataaaagttttcaaaaagAAGCTGTTTTGGTTTGAAAGCTTAAGATTAAGAAGTTTTATTGTTGAATTCTAGATGTTGCCTTGATGT
The Populus nigra chromosome 3, ddPopNigr1.1, whole genome shotgun sequence genome window above contains:
- the LOC133690170 gene encoding outer envelope pore protein 16-3, chloroplastic/mitochondrial translates to MDPSEKRYLEDDDTPMMKTIKGATMGLVSGTIWGTIVATWHDVPRVEKSVALPGLIRTIKMMGNHGVTFAAIGGVYIGVEQLVQHYRMKRDFINGAVGGFVAGSTILGFKGRNIKNAIAAGAALAVTSAIIDAGGQTTRMDTGKEYYPYTTKKRSAVEG